The Terriglobia bacterium genome window below encodes:
- a CDS encoding amino acid permease, translated as MLLEEMKGENRLRRILGPVQLSSLGIGAIIGAGIFVLTGKAAHDNAGPALILSFVVSGIGCVFAALCYAEFASMVPVAGSAYTYAYATMGELFAWIIGWDLVLEYTVTSATVANSWSHYFQDFLSVFGVKVPHGLGLSPWDYDQTVGKVISTGSHIDLPAMIITVIITAVLVKGIRESASFNTVMVAVKLAVVLFVIAVGAFYVNPANWHPFAPYGLTGVSFFGKSVFGQHDPSGKPLGMLAGAAFVFFAYIGFDSVSTHAEEARHPHRDVPIGIVSSLLICTVLYIAVAAVLTGMVPYGQININSPVSSAFGSVGLPWAQVLIAVGALFGITSVLLVMMLSQPRVLLAIARDGLLPQSTSIPTIVRIRITPSLSIF; from the coding sequence ATGCTGCTCGAGGAGATGAAGGGCGAGAACCGGCTGCGGCGGATCCTCGGGCCCGTTCAGCTGTCCAGCCTCGGGATCGGCGCGATCATCGGCGCCGGCATCTTCGTGCTGACGGGGAAGGCGGCCCACGACAACGCCGGCCCGGCGCTGATCCTCTCGTTCGTCGTCTCGGGGATCGGCTGCGTCTTCGCCGCGCTCTGCTACGCGGAGTTCGCGTCGATGGTTCCCGTGGCCGGCTCGGCGTACACCTACGCGTACGCGACCATGGGGGAGCTGTTCGCCTGGATCATCGGGTGGGACCTGGTGCTGGAGTACACGGTCACGTCGGCCACGGTGGCCAACAGCTGGTCCCACTACTTCCAGGACTTCCTGTCGGTCTTCGGCGTCAAGGTCCCACACGGCCTCGGGCTCAGCCCGTGGGATTACGACCAAACCGTCGGCAAGGTGATCTCCACCGGCTCGCACATCGACCTGCCCGCGATGATCATCACGGTGATCATCACGGCCGTCCTGGTCAAGGGGATCCGCGAGAGCGCGAGCTTCAACACGGTCATGGTGGCGGTGAAGCTCGCGGTGGTGCTCTTCGTGATCGCCGTGGGCGCCTTCTACGTCAACCCGGCGAACTGGCACCCGTTCGCGCCCTACGGCCTCACCGGCGTCAGCTTCTTCGGGAAATCGGTGTTCGGCCAGCACGATCCCTCCGGGAAGCCGCTGGGAATGCTCGCGGGGGCCGCGTTCGTCTTCTTCGCCTACATCGGGTTCGACTCGGTCTCGACCCACGCGGAGGAGGCCCGGCACCCGCACCGGGACGTCCCGATCGGCATCGTGTCCTCGCTCCTGATCTGCACGGTGCTCTACATCGCGGTCGCGGCGGTCCTGACCGGGATGGTGCCCTACGGGCAGATCAACATCAACTCGCCGGTCTCGAGCGCGTTCGGCTCGGTCGGCCTGCCGTGGGCCCAGGTCCTGATCGCGGTCGGGGCGCTGTTCGGCATCACGTCGGTCCTGCTCGTCATGATGCTCAGCCAGCCGCGGGTGCTCCTCGCCATCGCCCGC